In Chitinophaga oryzae, the sequence TATGAAATATGTACATTCAGCCGGCCGCGAGTTATTCACATTGAAAGCTGAAATGGACAACTTTTTACAACGTCATTTTGTACAGCCAGTATTGCTGCCCCAGTATCGGCTGCAGCTCTTTCATCAGCGCAAAGCCCAGCTCATCATACATTTTCCGGGCAGCCGGCATCATCGTGCTGGTATGGAGCCCCAGTATCTTTTCACCTGAACGCCGGGCTTCTTCGATAGCCAGCTCCATCAGCCGGCGGCCAATACCCATGCGGCGGAAGGCCGGGTCCACGCCCAAACGGCGGATATAGGCCCAGTCTGCCGGGTAGATAGCGGTAGCCTGGCCGGAAGGTACCAGGAACACCACGCCTACCAGTCTTTCGCCGGACCGGCATACGAAAGTTCCCGCCTGCTCCATCAGTGCCTTCAGGTTATCCATATCCGACTGGTTTTTATGCATGGCACGCCAGTATTCCGGCTCCATGACGGCGGCATACTCACCGTAACTTAACAGGGACAGATCGCGGATAGCCGCTGCATCTGCCGGGATAGCCATTTCGTAAACAAGTGTGTCCATTTGTTTTTCTGCGCTGGTGTCAGGTATCCAACAAATAAACAGGGCCGGTTGTTGGATAGATACCAGCATATAAAGTTACAACATGATATTACTCATAAATTATCTATAAAACGCTCGATAAATTTGCTCAACCAATACCAACGACAATGCCTTACACCACTATCCAGGATGCGATACAACAGGTCCGGTCCGGCCAAACCGTTTTTATTCACACTGCAGCAGCCACTCCGCGGGAACTGGTAAAGGCCATGTCTCTCCGCAGCCATGAACTCAGGAATGTCCGGCTGGTAAGTATCCATACCGAATGGGATGCTCCCTATGCTTCCCCTGAACATGCCCATGCTTTTGAAATCGATACTTTCTTTGTCGGTAAGAATATCCGTCAGGCCGTTAACGAAGGAAGGGCCAACTATATACCCATGTTTCTCAGTGAAGTGCCCCGGTACTTCCGTACCCTGGAACCTGCGATCGATGTGGCGCTCATTACCGTGTCTCCGCCGGACAGGAACGGCTACTGCACGCTCGGCGTATCCTGCGATGTGTCCAAAGCCGCCATTGACACCGCCCGCGTCATCATCGCGGAGGTGAATCCCAATATGCCCCGCGTACTCGGCGACGGCGTGATCCATA encodes:
- a CDS encoding GNAT family N-acetyltransferase; this encodes MDTLVYEMAIPADAAAIRDLSLLSYGEYAAVMEPEYWRAMHKNQSDMDNLKALMEQAGTFVCRSGERLVGVVFLVPSGQATAIYPADWAYIRRLGVDPAFRRMGIGRRLMELAIEEARRSGEKILGLHTSTMMPAARKMYDELGFALMKELQPILGQQYWLYKMTL